The Piliocolobus tephrosceles isolate RC106 chromosome 2, ASM277652v3, whole genome shotgun sequence genome window below encodes:
- the LOC113225286 gene encoding 40S ribosomal protein S27-like translates to MPLARDLLHPSLEEEKKKYKKKRLVQSPNSYFMDVKCPGCYKITTAFSHAQTVVLCVGCSTVLCQPTGGKARLTEGCSFRRKQH, encoded by the coding sequence ATGCCTTTGGCTAGAGATTTACTACATCCGTCcttggaagaggaaaagaaaaaatataaaaagaaacgcCTGGTACAAAGTCCAAATTCTTACTTTATGGATGTAAAATGCCCAGGTTGCTACAAGATCACCACGGCTTTCAGCCATGCTCAGACAGTGGTTCTTTGTGTAGGTTGTTCAACAGTGTTGTGCCAGCCCACAGGAGGAAAGGCCAGACTTACAGAAGGGTGTTCATTTAGAAGAAAGCAACACTAA